GTGCTCGATATCATCATTAGCTATGGCTTCATATTCATCATTGGACGCAGAATGATAGCTATATTGGGTCAGAGTAAGACCAAGGCCAGCCTTGAGTTTGATGCTATCGGTTAATGGCAGCAGATAGAAAGGTTGCAGAGTATAGCGATGGGCTTTTAAGTGGGCATCCCACTCGGTTTCATGGGTTGCTGTTTGTGGCTTTTGGGTCCCTGGGAATAAGTAATCCAGATTTTTGTTCAACACGCTATGTGAGTCTTCAGCTTTGTATTGGCTATAGCCAAATTCCAGCGCCAGATTGTCATTGAATTGGTATCCCACAAATGCCCCAACCACGTCGCTACTACCATCGGGCTTTAAGGTCACATTGTCATTATTGAAATGGGTGCTGTGATCCTGGCTGACAGATGCAACACCGTACTGCACGCCAACATAGGGGGCGGCAAAGACACTGGGGGCGACGACCAGCAGTGGAAGTATCAGAAGTTTTTTCATAGCTGTTATCGTTATCTATTTGAATAAGAAATGTTTAATTACCTTACTCTTTGTCGAGTGAAGCCATTGTGTCAGATGGATTAACTCTTTTTGAAAGGTTATCCATTTTGCAATTAATGCTGAAAGTGATAAGGAAATTTAAAGACGGGCGGTAATAGGATTGAAATCGCTTACCTGGATAAATTGCCATGGGCTTGGCCATCTTGGGTATAATGCCGGGGTATTTTTTGCGGAGGCGGGAATGGACGTATCTTCTTTACTTGATGGCCTGAATGATAAACAGCGTGA
This region of Shewanella sp. NFH-SH190041 genomic DNA includes:
- a CDS encoding AcfA family outer membrane beta-barrel protein; this translates as MKKLLILPLLVVAPSVFAAPYVGVQYGVASVSQDHSTHFNNDNVTLKPDGSSDVVGAFVGYQFNDNLALEFGYSQYKAEDSHSVLNKNLDYLFPGTQKPQTATHETEWDAHLKAHRYTLQPFYLLPLTDSIKLKAGLGLTLTQYSYHSASNDEYEAIANDDIEHTVARAGGEHKDENAVGGVASLGLDYRVCPHFNVGMTAQYQADHIANATEFMLNASYHF